In Miniphocaeibacter halophilus, the following proteins share a genomic window:
- a CDS encoding ATP-binding protein, which yields MVLKNRILKEQLLNNTVSHAYLFVSSSENILEEETKAFIYDLLGLELGEKFLSGNYVDFLEVLPDNKNIKIAEIRNVIKFLSTSPVEGKYKLVLIRNAEFFRKESANALLKILEEPPEYGKIILTTNNEEQIIKTIISRCQVVNLENNVQLYGGKNNQLNDILINSINRELLELARSKDYFNENKDDSYDIYTYFYNFFHDLLIYKNTKDIEEIIYKDNINIYKDIDVFNNENILKILDKILEIKNNFKINVNFQLSNEELLLYIMEEQNGRSSRNTLQKGR from the coding sequence ATGGTTTTAAAAAATAGAATATTAAAAGAGCAATTATTGAATAATACAGTTTCTCATGCGTATCTTTTTGTTTCAAGCTCTGAAAATATTTTAGAAGAGGAGACTAAAGCCTTTATTTATGATTTACTAGGTTTGGAATTAGGCGAAAAGTTTTTATCTGGAAACTATGTGGATTTTTTAGAGGTTTTACCAGATAATAAGAATATAAAAATTGCAGAAATTAGAAATGTTATTAAATTTTTAAGTACAAGTCCAGTAGAAGGTAAATATAAACTTGTTTTAATTAGAAATGCGGAATTCTTCAGGAAGGAATCTGCAAATGCCTTACTTAAAATACTAGAAGAACCACCGGAATATGGAAAAATAATTTTAACTACAAATAATGAAGAACAAATTATTAAAACCATTATTTCAAGATGTCAAGTAGTAAACTTGGAAAATAATGTACAACTATATGGTGGGAAGAATAATCAATTAAATGATATACTAATTAACAGCATAAATAGGGAACTTTTAGAATTAGCCAGATCAAAGGATTATTTTAATGAAAACAAAGATGATTCCTATGATATTTATACTTACTTCTATAATTTTTTTCATGATTTATTAATTTATAAAAATACAAAGGATATAGAAGAAATCATATATAAAGATAATATTAATATATACAAAGATATAGATGTTTTTAACAATGAAAATATATTAAAAATTTTAGATAAAATTTTGGAAATTAAAAATAATTTTAAAATTAATGTAAATTTTCAGCTCTCAAATGAAGAGCTTTTATTATATATAATGGAGGAACAAAATGGTCGAAGTAGTAGGAATACGCTTCAAAAGGGCAGGTAA
- a CDS encoding PSP1 domain-containing protein: MVEVVGIRFKRAGKIYYFSPNGFDIEKGNDVIVETARGIEFGKAIENIKTIEEKDLVSELKPVIRIADEADKYINKENKKKAKDALDICEIKAKEHNLDMKFVDCEYTFDNNKVIFYFTSDDRIDFRELVRDLASIFKTRIELRQIGVRDHAKLIGGLGSCGQPCCCSRFLSEFTPVSIKMAKDQSISLNPTKISGLCGRLMCCLKYEQEGYEEGLKKLPKVGTKINTPEGEGKVYDVDILTELIKVKILTEDDIEEIKYFYAEDIIGNNCNDCSCKCDTEY; encoded by the coding sequence ATGGTCGAAGTAGTAGGAATACGCTTCAAAAGGGCAGGTAAAATATACTATTTTAGTCCTAATGGATTTGATATAGAAAAAGGTAATGATGTAATAGTTGAAACTGCTAGAGGAATTGAATTTGGCAAGGCAATTGAAAACATAAAGACTATAGAGGAAAAAGACTTAGTATCTGAGTTAAAACCGGTTATTCGAATAGCCGATGAAGCTGATAAATATATAAACAAAGAAAACAAGAAAAAAGCAAAAGATGCATTGGATATATGTGAGATCAAAGCAAAAGAGCATAATCTTGATATGAAATTCGTAGATTGCGAATACACATTTGATAATAATAAAGTTATTTTTTACTTTACTTCAGATGATAGAATTGACTTTAGGGAATTAGTAAGAGATTTGGCCAGTATTTTTAAAACAAGAATAGAATTGCGACAAATAGGAGTGAGAGACCATGCAAAATTAATAGGTGGTCTTGGTTCTTGTGGTCAACCTTGCTGCTGTAGTAGGTTTTTAAGTGAATTTACTCCTGTATCTATAAAAATGGCAAAAGATCAGTCAATTTCTTTAAATCCAACAAAAATTTCTGGTCTTTGTGGAAGATTAATGTGTTGTTTAAAATATGAACAGGAAGGCTATGAAGAAGGACTAAAGAAACTTCCTAAAGTAGGTACAAAAATTAACACTCCAGAAGGTGAAGGAAAAGTATATGATGTTGATATTCTAACTGAATTAATTAAGGTAAAAATATTAACTGAAGACGATATAGAAGAAATAAAATATTTTTATGCTGAGGATATTATAGGAAATAATTGTAATGATTGTTCCTGTAAATGTGACACAGAATATTGA
- a CDS encoding DUF362 domain-containing protein, translating to MAYHINDSCIACGSCLPECPVDAIEEGDIYSIDPDLCTDCGSCAAVCPTDSIEAE from the coding sequence ATGGCTTATCATATAAATGATAGTTGTATAGCTTGTGGATCATGTTTACCAGAGTGTCCAGTTGATGCAATTGAAGAAGGAGACATCTATTCAATAGATCCGGACCTATGTACTGATTGTGGATCATGTGCAGCTGTATGCCCAACTGATTCAATCGAAGCTGAATAA
- a CDS encoding pyridoxamine kinase has protein sequence MSKNNIVLINDRPGYSRVALSAMTPILYHMGYGILNLPTAIVSNTLDYGEFAILDTTDYMEECIEIWKKLNFNINSISTGFVLNEKQIDIIEKVIYMNREYNPFVMVDPIMADNGQLYNGIEKDRIPIMRELITNADLTIPNITEAYLLLENRFNRVFVDTKTELIDLIDGIREYGSKSVVITSVKASNGKYYIAGYDHIYKEYFKIPYEKISVNYPGTGDIFSAIVLGYVLKNVKLVEATRIAADFIYNSILESEKNKCDRKEGINLELYIHNIDKDLKK, from the coding sequence ATGAGTAAGAATAATATTGTTTTAATAAATGATAGACCGGGGTATAGTAGGGTAGCTTTATCAGCTATGACACCAATTCTATATCATATGGGGTATGGAATATTAAATCTACCAACAGCTATAGTATCTAACACCTTAGATTACGGAGAGTTTGCAATTTTAGATACTACAGACTATATGGAAGAATGTATTGAAATTTGGAAAAAACTTAATTTTAACATTAATAGCATTTCCACAGGATTTGTTTTAAATGAAAAACAGATAGATATTATTGAAAAAGTTATTTATATGAATAGAGAATATAATCCTTTTGTTATGGTTGATCCAATTATGGCAGATAATGGGCAACTATATAATGGAATAGAAAAAGATAGAATACCTATTATGAGGGAGCTTATAACCAATGCTGACTTAACTATTCCGAATATTACTGAAGCATATTTATTGTTGGAAAATAGATTTAATAGGGTTTTTGTTGATACCAAAACAGAATTAATTGATTTAATAGACGGTATTCGTGAATATGGTAGTAAGTCGGTGGTTATAACAAGCGTTAAGGCAAGTAATGGTAAGTATTATATTGCCGGATATGACCATATATATAAAGAATATTTTAAAATTCCTTATGAAAAGATTTCTGTAAATTATCCGGGAACAGGAGATATTTTTTCAGCAATAGTATTGGGATATGTTTTAAAAAATGTAAAATTAGTAGAAGCAACTAGAATTGCAGCAGATTTTATTTATAATTCAATACTTGAGTCGGAAAAAAACAAATGTGATAGAAAAGAAGGAATTAATTTAGAATTATATATTCACAACATAGACAAGGACTTGAAAAAATAA
- a CDS encoding ISL3 family transposase, giving the protein MSTSNYILDFLGIKDKNIKFIKFSNNMRKNNVTYKVIDAKLSYTPNVCPICGNMDKNAIIKHGNKISNIKLLPLNGDPTILKLRKQRFFCKECSHTFTAKTNIVEKNCFISNRVKLHITENLTMKISQKDIARLNYVSSNTVSRSLEANYKAFRVNKSYLPETLCFDEFKSTKDAKGSMSFIFCNGDRKNFNIIDIVENRTLPYLTKYFRKFTYKARANVKYICIDIYKPYMSLIKDVFPNAQIVLDKFHIVNLIGRALLKTRIEIMKNFSTSSIEYKRLKRYWKLIQKDSSKLDIIHFSKWTHFNKWKSTSDVVNETIAVDDNLKKTYEVYQILLSDIRCENSKRLREHLTLFKDTVSEQMEVAINTLLKYFEYVKNTLSTNITNGPLEGTNNLIKSIKRIAFGYRSFYNFRNRVFIIKNLMKPIENYQAAI; this is encoded by the coding sequence ATGTCTACAAGTAATTATATCTTAGATTTCTTAGGAATAAAAGATAAGAATATTAAATTTATTAAATTCAGCAATAACATGAGAAAGAACAATGTAACATATAAAGTTATAGACGCTAAACTTTCTTATACTCCTAATGTTTGTCCAATTTGTGGAAATATGGACAAGAATGCAATTATTAAGCACGGAAATAAAATATCAAATATTAAACTTCTTCCACTAAATGGAGATCCTACTATTTTAAAATTAAGAAAACAAAGATTTTTTTGTAAAGAATGTTCTCATACTTTTACAGCAAAAACCAATATTGTAGAGAAAAATTGTTTTATTTCAAATAGGGTAAAATTACATATAACTGAAAATCTAACTATGAAAATAAGTCAAAAGGATATTGCTAGGTTAAATTACGTATCTTCTAATACTGTTAGTCGTTCTTTAGAGGCTAATTATAAGGCTTTTAGAGTTAACAAGTCATATCTGCCTGAAACTTTGTGTTTTGATGAATTCAAATCCACTAAAGATGCTAAGGGCAGTATGAGCTTTATCTTTTGTAATGGTGATAGGAAGAATTTTAATATTATAGATATTGTTGAAAATCGTACTCTCCCTTATTTAACTAAATATTTTAGAAAGTTTACCTATAAAGCAAGAGCAAATGTGAAATATATTTGTATAGATATATATAAACCTTATATGTCATTAATTAAGGATGTTTTTCCTAATGCTCAAATAGTTTTAGATAAGTTTCATATTGTAAATCTTATTGGCAGGGCTTTGTTAAAAACAAGGATTGAAATAATGAAAAACTTTAGTACTTCCTCTATTGAATATAAAAGACTAAAAAGATATTGGAAGCTAATTCAAAAGGATTCTTCTAAACTTGATATAATCCACTTTAGTAAATGGACACATTTTAATAAGTGGAAAAGCACATCTGATGTAGTAAATGAAACTATAGCCGTTGATGATAATTTAAAGAAAACATATGAGGTTTATCAAATTCTTTTATCTGATATTAGATGTGAAAATTCTAAAAGATTAAGGGAACATTTAACTTTATTTAAGGATACAGTAAGTGAACAAATGGAAGTAGCTATAAACACCTTGTTAAAATATTTTGAATATGTGAAAAACACTTTAAGTACGAACATTACAAATGGACCCTTGGAAGGTACTAATAATCTTATTAAAAGTATAAAAAGAATAGCTTTTGGATATAGGTCATTTTATAATTTTAGAAATAGAGTTTTTATAATTAAAAATTTAATGAAGCCAATAGAAAATTATCAGGCAGCTATATAG
- a CDS encoding tRNA1(Val) (adenine(37)-N6)-methyltransferase, translating into MKLNYIPGTEYKIYTDSEKFSFGIDAILLSDFAKTKRNSKILEIGGGTGIISLRMNYLYSPKNIACVEIQKDNFEILSKNIELNKLQDQINPINEDINNCYDLIKNDSLDVIVTNPPYYKLNHGIKNDDLNQFISRYEVYLKLEDIFKFAKLKLKSNGILYMINRPRRLVDILYYGRKYKIEPKKIVPVVSRKTEEPKMILIKFIKNSGNDFVFEKPLIIYNDKNQYTDKIKRIYYGE; encoded by the coding sequence ATGAAATTAAACTATATACCGGGAACGGAATATAAAATATATACAGATAGTGAAAAATTCTCTTTTGGTATTGATGCAATTTTGCTATCTGATTTTGCAAAAACTAAGAGGAATAGTAAGATATTGGAAATTGGTGGAGGAACGGGAATCATTTCTTTAAGAATGAATTATTTATACTCACCGAAAAATATAGCTTGTGTGGAAATTCAAAAGGACAATTTTGAAATTTTATCTAAAAATATAGAATTAAATAAACTACAAGACCAGATTAATCCTATTAATGAAGATATTAACAATTGTTACGATTTAATAAAAAATGATTCATTAGATGTAATAGTTACAAATCCACCCTATTATAAATTAAATCATGGCATAAAAAACGATGATTTAAATCAGTTTATTTCAAGGTATGAAGTATATTTAAAATTAGAGGATATTTTTAAATTTGCAAAATTAAAGTTAAAATCCAACGGAATTTTATATATGATAAATAGACCAAGAAGGCTTGTAGATATTTTATATTACGGTAGAAAATATAAGATAGAGCCTAAAAAAATAGTTCCTGTAGTCTCTAGAAAAACAGAAGAACCAAAGATGATTTTAATTAAATTTATTAAAAATAGTGGAAATGATTTTGTTTTTGAAAAGCCATTGATTATTTATAATGACAAAAACCAATATACAGATAAGATTAAGAGGATTTATTATGGAGAATAA
- the rsmI gene encoding 16S rRNA (cytidine(1402)-2'-O)-methyltransferase, whose translation MENKLYIVPTPIGNLKDITLRALDVLKEVDVIYCEDTRNTVKLLNHYDIKNNLKSYHEHNEKLRTEEIARQIQSGLSIAIVSDAGMPGISDPGHTIIKYFIENNMEFEVLPGATASITALVSSGLDNDKFAFLGFVPREKKKLKEFYELLDNLQMTSIIYESVHRIKSTLKKLAEVYPNRKVVVCRELTKIYEEKISGTCNELYNIYKNKNNIKGEFVIVLDKAEVKEELLDIKKLLLEEINNGLSKKESVKAVTSKYGLNKNEVYKISLEL comes from the coding sequence ATGGAGAATAAATTATATATAGTTCCAACTCCAATTGGAAATTTGAAGGATATAACGCTAAGAGCTTTAGATGTGTTAAAAGAAGTAGATGTTATTTATTGTGAAGATACAAGAAATACAGTAAAACTATTAAATCATTATGATATAAAAAATAATTTAAAGTCCTACCATGAGCATAACGAAAAGTTAAGAACAGAAGAAATTGCAAGACAAATACAAAGTGGACTTAGCATTGCTATTGTTAGTGATGCAGGTATGCCTGGAATATCGGACCCGGGACATACTATAATAAAATATTTTATTGAAAATAATATGGAATTTGAGGTTTTACCAGGTGCTACTGCTAGTATAACAGCTTTGGTTTCATCTGGATTAGATAATGATAAGTTTGCTTTTTTAGGTTTTGTTCCTAGGGAGAAGAAAAAATTAAAAGAATTTTATGAATTATTGGATAATTTGCAAATGACATCAATTATATATGAATCGGTTCATAGAATAAAAAGCACTTTAAAAAAACTTGCTGAAGTATATCCTAATAGAAAAGTTGTAGTTTGTAGAGAATTAACAAAAATTTATGAAGAAAAAATTTCAGGAACCTGCAATGAGCTTTATAATATTTACAAAAATAAGAATAATATTAAAGGAGAATTCGTAATAGTTTTAGATAAGGCTGAAGTAAAAGAAGAGTTATTGGATATTAAGAAATTATTATTGGAAGAAATAAATAATGGTTTGTCAAAGAAGGAGTCAGTTAAGGCTGTTACGAGTAAGTATGGTTTAAACAAAAATGAAGTATACAAAATTAGTTTGGAATTATAG
- a CDS encoding DNA double-strand break repair nuclease NurA produces the protein MEEKLSNELKKLNNLLIEKYYSIDKYNRDEKRNLLSKVGNYINIKSLKVDELKEIKDLGGVIAVDGSTNKFGGAFPHYVQMFKAVASFGLKENENIEIADLYCPLIEEGNIYEEKKIIDKKLAEIELKAAIEAIKNNPKIIIMDGSLIRYRILAENLWVKLKDLVIKNNIILIGVVEDIKTSVIYDNIYNINHENNTSETIYDREFIFDALDSLEALYLNKQKKGKDSFGFRSTFFRSSQAPSAIAVDILEEQEQYLEFCLSLLASITDVNSRGVPFILDIADVQARITNDLTKQLIKTYINVEFYEKLFNAQRFKRSF, from the coding sequence TTGGAAGAAAAATTAAGCAATGAATTAAAAAAATTAAATAATCTTTTAATTGAAAAATATTATTCTATTGATAAATATAACAGAGATGAAAAAAGGAATTTACTTAGCAAGGTAGGAAATTACATTAATATAAAATCCTTAAAGGTTGATGAATTAAAAGAAATAAAGGATTTAGGTGGAGTTATAGCAGTTGATGGCTCAACGAATAAATTTGGTGGAGCCTTTCCTCATTATGTTCAGATGTTTAAAGCAGTAGCCAGTTTTGGACTTAAGGAAAATGAAAATATTGAAATTGCAGATTTATATTGCCCATTAATCGAAGAGGGCAATATTTACGAAGAAAAGAAAATTATTGATAAAAAATTAGCCGAAATAGAATTAAAAGCTGCAATAGAAGCTATAAAAAACAATCCTAAAATTATAATTATGGACGGCTCTCTAATAAGATACAGAATATTAGCAGAGAATTTATGGGTTAAGTTAAAGGATTTAGTAATTAAAAATAATATTATATTGATAGGTGTAGTTGAAGATATAAAAACATCTGTAATTTATGATAATATATATAACATAAATCATGAAAACAATACTAGTGAAACTATATATGATAGGGAATTTATTTTTGATGCTTTAGATTCTTTAGAAGCATTATATTTAAATAAACAAAAAAAAGGTAAGGATAGTTTTGGATTTAGATCGACTTTCTTTAGAAGTAGTCAAGCTCCTTCAGCTATAGCGGTGGATATTTTAGAAGAACAGGAGCAATATTTAGAATTTTGCTTGTCGTTACTTGCATCAATAACCGATGTAAATAGTAGGGGAGTTCCCTTTATCTTGGATATAGCAGATGTACAAGCAAGAATTACAAATGATTTAACAAAACAATTAATAAAGACCTATATAAATGTAGAATTTTATGAAAAGTTATTTAATGCCCAAAGATTTAAAAGGAGTTTTTAA
- a CDS encoding ATP-binding protein — MDIKIIGMTDQQEAYIGSNSRKFRINEFLIIEDMDQGDILGEVVEVHTYNRYIPMANDGEIIDNNLIKNLSMLGFNLEDGTIYLGKIRLLEEANYPIETGSNCRIPKFKEVKKYFISTDLNKGLNIGVIRNTDDIYENIDEEFVDLSLTLENKQLIKQKEVPYILNLYDMHEYPHVGIFGGSGSGKSFGLRVVLEELMNKNIPTLVLDPHYEMDFSEKLKSDYGRDYTNLFSKFTIGENIGIDFKKISSRDLKNLLQTSSRLSEAMENVVDNLHKPQDSLLTFEQRLERLKKGQELGSSLNIKKEIEATDNIEEKKYLNKVLETYEKLNDKSPPSSVAGVSWRFDRLKKLGIFEHNSINAEEALKSNKLVVIQGSIKIIQVFSTFLINSVYEKRRNYKDAIINNSEEDYFPPFFIITDEAHNFAPQSKDGTSESPSKYILREIAQEGRKYGVFLILATQRPSLLDSTITAQLNTKFIFRTTRANDIQTIKEETDLSIEQTKRLPYLKTGDVFLSESAIGRTMYVRIRAAHTTTPHKENPFIELENRLKTDNNDIMEIIENYLPISSNDFFDLIKEIQEDTGMVYTIDQLRNILDNLVLREQLVVKKTFLGDKYEKFK; from the coding sequence ATGGATATTAAAATAATTGGTATGACAGACCAACAAGAAGCATATATTGGTTCAAATTCAAGGAAATTTAGGATAAATGAATTTTTAATAATTGAGGATATGGACCAAGGTGATATTTTAGGAGAAGTTGTTGAAGTCCATACCTATAATAGATATATTCCCATGGCAAATGATGGGGAAATTATAGACAATAATTTAATAAAAAACTTAAGTATGTTAGGATTTAATTTAGAAGATGGAACAATTTACTTAGGAAAAATTAGATTATTAGAGGAAGCAAACTATCCAATAGAAACCGGATCAAACTGTAGAATTCCTAAATTTAAAGAAGTAAAAAAATACTTTATTTCTACAGATTTAAATAAGGGTTTAAATATTGGAGTAATTAGAAATACAGATGATATTTATGAAAATATAGATGAAGAGTTTGTTGATTTGTCGTTAACCTTAGAAAACAAACAGCTTATTAAGCAAAAGGAAGTACCCTATATATTAAATCTCTATGATATGCATGAATATCCTCATGTAGGGATATTTGGAGGTTCCGGTTCTGGTAAATCCTTTGGATTAAGAGTTGTGTTAGAGGAATTAATGAATAAAAATATTCCAACTTTAGTATTGGACCCTCATTATGAAATGGATTTTTCAGAAAAGTTGAAATCCGACTATGGAAGGGATTATACTAACTTATTTTCAAAATTCACAATAGGTGAAAATATTGGAATAGATTTTAAGAAAATATCCAGCAGGGATTTGAAAAATCTACTTCAAACTTCTTCAAGGTTATCTGAGGCCATGGAAAATGTAGTTGATAATTTACATAAACCTCAAGACAGTTTATTGACTTTTGAACAAAGACTTGAAAGATTGAAAAAAGGCCAAGAGTTAGGTTCATCTTTAAATATTAAAAAGGAAATAGAAGCTACTGATAATATTGAAGAGAAAAAATATTTAAATAAGGTTTTAGAAACCTACGAAAAATTAAACGATAAATCTCCTCCTTCATCTGTAGCAGGTGTATCATGGAGATTTGATAGATTAAAAAAACTTGGAATATTTGAACATAATTCAATAAACGCCGAGGAGGCCTTAAAATCAAATAAATTAGTGGTTATACAGGGAAGTATAAAAATAATTCAGGTATTTTCAACATTTTTAATAAATTCAGTGTATGAAAAAAGAAGAAATTATAAGGATGCTATAATAAATAATAGTGAAGAAGATTATTTTCCTCCATTTTTTATAATAACAGATGAGGCACATAATTTTGCACCTCAATCTAAAGATGGTACTTCAGAATCGCCGTCAAAATATATTTTACGAGAAATTGCTCAAGAAGGCAGGAAATACGGAGTATTTTTAATTTTAGCTACTCAAAGGCCTTCACTATTAGATAGTACAATTACGGCACAGCTTAATACTAAGTTTATTTTTAGAACTACAAGGGCAAATGACATACAGACTATTAAGGAAGAAACCGACCTAAGTATTGAACAGACTAAAAGGCTTCCTTATTTAAAAACAGGAGATGTTTTTTTATCGGAATCCGCTATTGGAAGAACTATGTATGTAAGAATAAGAGCTGCCCATACTACAACACCACATAAGGAAAATCCATTTATTGAACTGGAAAATAGACTAAAGACTGATAATAATGATATTATGGAAATAATAGAAAATTATTTACCTATATCCAGCAATGATTTTTTTGATTTAATTAAAGAAATTCAAGAAGATACAGGTATGGTTTATACAATAGACCAGTTAAGAAATATTTTAGACAATTTAGTTTTAAGAGAGCAACTGGTAGTTAAGAAAACTTTTTTAGGGGATAAATATGAAAAATTTAAATAA
- a CDS encoding acyl-[acyl-carrier-protein] thioesterase: MKNLNKNMYHSENYKIYSFNCNENGEASYQAIVQYMIETSIEQTNIVMKNNHDFDDYFWVIYQWDIDFIKRPKMGDEIIIETVSAGAKKFYAYRNFTVFDEDGNVFVQAKSKWLLLNKNRKMPARVPDELISLYGKDESLEIINGEFEFSKDLKFTREIDFRIRKSDIDTNKHVNNAKYIDWILETINSYKKIKKIQLTYKKETRYGEEIKSKSTDLLEENGDKVIYNIIEDNEGNVKTLSKIYLGE; this comes from the coding sequence ATGAAAAATTTAAATAAAAATATGTATCATTCAGAAAATTATAAAATATATAGTTTTAATTGTAATGAAAATGGTGAGGCAAGTTATCAAGCAATAGTTCAATATATGATTGAAACTTCCATAGAGCAAACCAATATTGTAATGAAGAACAACCATGATTTTGACGACTATTTTTGGGTTATCTACCAATGGGATATAGATTTTATTAAAAGACCAAAAATGGGTGATGAAATAATAATTGAAACAGTGTCAGCAGGAGCTAAAAAATTTTATGCCTACAGAAACTTCACAGTATTTGACGAAGATGGTAATGTTTTTGTACAAGCAAAATCTAAATGGCTATTACTAAATAAAAATAGAAAGATGCCTGCAAGAGTACCTGATGAATTAATTAGCCTTTATGGGAAAGACGAAAGTCTTGAAATCATTAATGGTGAATTTGAATTTAGCAAAGATTTAAAGTTTACAAGGGAAATAGATTTTAGAATTCGTAAATCCGATATAGATACAAATAAGCATGTAAACAATGCAAAATATATTGATTGGATTTTAGAAACAATTAACAGTTATAAAAAAATAAAGAAGATTCAACTAACCTATAAAAAAGAAACCAGATATGGGGAGGAAATAAAATCTAAATCAACAGATTTACTAGAAGAAAATGGCGATAAGGTAATTTATAATATTATAGAAGACAATGAAGGAAATGTGAAAACCTTAAGCAAAATTTATTTAGGAGAGTAA